From a single Oncorhynchus tshawytscha isolate Ot180627B linkage group LG33, Otsh_v2.0, whole genome shotgun sequence genomic region:
- the LOC112231364 gene encoding lysine-rich arabinogalactan protein 19 isoform X2 has protein sequence MIVQVLLTGTLCCLLPGLLDATPLKARAVGEVSIDSAQAHGFLSQSRSKRNVNPDPKWHRGTPDFQSYYKFYNSIGHIEGLYEIDKIRILYQQMRHLEQVYGPDASSYQNALGVITPPPTTAAPTTTTTVPPTTQPPPTTPASLSLTEADVLYLCNPKDPLCKAHIVYLPAGAIPVLCDPRYNPTCKPQTGKVVIAAAGPAEPAVESPPPPPPPPKKSLPPPSPIVIKGMEYDCDPYWDPDCLIDHPPRSVQVTEPPPPPPTFPLVVVAPVEEEEEEEEEEMATEETVAPSDPYDWGRDLFDPYHYSDPAPDPQ, from the exons ATGATTGTTCAGGTTCTCCTGACGGGGACACTATGCTGCCTACTGCCAG GTTTGCTGGATGCTACACCTCTGAAGGCTAGAG CTGTAGGGGAGGTCAGCATCGACTCTGCCCAGGCTCATGGCTTCCTGTCTCAGTCACGCTCCAAACGGAACGTCAACCCGGACCCCAAGTGGCACCGCGGCACGCCTGATTTCCAGTCCTACTACAAATTCTACAACAGCATAGGCCATATTGAAGGA CTGTATGAGATTGACAAGATCAGGATACTGTATCAGCAGATGCGTCACCTGGAGCAGGTCTACGGGCCAGACGCCTCCAGCTACCAGAATGCCCTGGGTGTGATAACCCCTCCACCTACCACCGCAgctcctaccaccaccaccacagtgcCTCCTACCACTCAGCCCCCTCCTACTACACCAGCATCACTTTCTCTAACTGAGGCTGATGTCCTTTATCTGTGTAACCCCAAAGACCCCCTTTGTAAAGCTCACATCGTTTACCTGCCTGCAGGGGCCATCCCAGTCCTCTGTGACCCACGCTACAACCCTACCTGCAAACCCCAAACCGGCAAGGTGGTCATAGCCGCTGCCGGACCTGCGGAGCCAGCTGTTGAATcacctcccccacctccaccccctcctaAGAAGTCTCTCCCACCTCCTTCTCCCATTGTCATTAAAGGGATGGAGTATGACTGCGACCCTTACTGGGACCCTGACTGCCTGATCGATCACCCACCTCGCTCTGTCCAGGTGactgagccaccaccaccaccccctactTTCCCACTTGTTGTGGTGGCccctgttgaggaggaggaggaggaagaagaagaagaaatggcCACCGAGGAGACAGTAGCACCTTCTGACCCTTATGATTGGGGACGTGACCTTTTTGACCCTTACCACTATTCCGACCCAGCACCTGACCCCCAGTAG
- the LOC112231364 gene encoding lysine-rich arabinogalactan protein 19 isoform X1 gives MNCKVVWLILDCEEIQVQGARMIVQVLLTGTLCCLLPGLLDATPLKARAVGEVSIDSAQAHGFLSQSRSKRNVNPDPKWHRGTPDFQSYYKFYNSIGHIEGLYEIDKIRILYQQMRHLEQVYGPDASSYQNALGVITPPPTTAAPTTTTTVPPTTQPPPTTPASLSLTEADVLYLCNPKDPLCKAHIVYLPAGAIPVLCDPRYNPTCKPQTGKVVIAAAGPAEPAVESPPPPPPPPKKSLPPPSPIVIKGMEYDCDPYWDPDCLIDHPPRSVQVTEPPPPPPTFPLVVVAPVEEEEEEEEEEMATEETVAPSDPYDWGRDLFDPYHYSDPAPDPQ, from the exons ATGAACTGTAAAGTTGTCTGGCTGATACTAGACTGTGAAGAGATCCAAGTACAG GGCGCAAGGATGATTGTTCAGGTTCTCCTGACGGGGACACTATGCTGCCTACTGCCAG GTTTGCTGGATGCTACACCTCTGAAGGCTAGAG CTGTAGGGGAGGTCAGCATCGACTCTGCCCAGGCTCATGGCTTCCTGTCTCAGTCACGCTCCAAACGGAACGTCAACCCGGACCCCAAGTGGCACCGCGGCACGCCTGATTTCCAGTCCTACTACAAATTCTACAACAGCATAGGCCATATTGAAGGA CTGTATGAGATTGACAAGATCAGGATACTGTATCAGCAGATGCGTCACCTGGAGCAGGTCTACGGGCCAGACGCCTCCAGCTACCAGAATGCCCTGGGTGTGATAACCCCTCCACCTACCACCGCAgctcctaccaccaccaccacagtgcCTCCTACCACTCAGCCCCCTCCTACTACACCAGCATCACTTTCTCTAACTGAGGCTGATGTCCTTTATCTGTGTAACCCCAAAGACCCCCTTTGTAAAGCTCACATCGTTTACCTGCCTGCAGGGGCCATCCCAGTCCTCTGTGACCCACGCTACAACCCTACCTGCAAACCCCAAACCGGCAAGGTGGTCATAGCCGCTGCCGGACCTGCGGAGCCAGCTGTTGAATcacctcccccacctccaccccctcctaAGAAGTCTCTCCCACCTCCTTCTCCCATTGTCATTAAAGGGATGGAGTATGACTGCGACCCTTACTGGGACCCTGACTGCCTGATCGATCACCCACCTCGCTCTGTCCAGGTGactgagccaccaccaccaccccctactTTCCCACTTGTTGTGGTGGCccctgttgaggaggaggaggaggaagaagaagaagaaatggcCACCGAGGAGACAGTAGCACCTTCTGACCCTTATGATTGGGGACGTGACCTTTTTGACCCTTACCACTATTCCGACCCAGCACCTGACCCCCAGTAG